In the Spirochaetota bacterium genome, one interval contains:
- a CDS encoding site-specific DNA-methyltransferase: MKEIPSSSIDLIVTDPPFAIDFKAKRSNYNRTSSRVLEGYNEVSKEEYYNFTFRWMKECYRILKDSGSMYVFSGWTNLKDILNAIDDVGFITINHLIWRYQFGVYTERRFVTSHYHILFVVKNDKKYNFYKVEHYPEDVWFINREYWTGKVKTPTKLPLNLVKRILLFSSREGDLVFDPFLGSGTVSVAAKEMGRHYLGFEIVPEYYDLANERLKNIQNNLIGKMFE; this comes from the coding sequence ATGAAAGAAATTCCATCTTCGTCAATAGATCTTATTGTGACTGATCCACCTTTTGCGATAGACTTCAAGGCAAAGAGGAGTAATTACAACAGAACTTCCTCTAGAGTGCTGGAAGGGTATAACGAGGTATCAAAGGAAGAGTATTATAATTTCACGTTTAGGTGGATGAAGGAATGTTATAGGATTTTGAAAGATTCAGGTAGTATGTATGTATTTTCTGGTTGGACTAACTTGAAGGATATATTGAATGCTATTGATGATGTTGGCTTTATAACCATTAACCATCTTATATGGAGGTATCAGTTTGGTGTCTATACTGAGAGACGGTTTGTGACGAGTCACTACCATATACTTTTTGTAGTGAAAAATGATAAGAAGTATAACTTCTACAAAGTTGAGCATTACCCTGAAGATGTCTGGTTCATAAATAGAGAGTACTGGACAGGTAAGGTTAAAACGCCTACAAAGCTACCACTTAATCTTGTCAAGAGAATACTTCTTTTTAGTAGTAGGGAAGGTGATTTGGTTTTTGATCCGTTTCTTGGTTCGGGAACAGTATCAGTAGCTGCGAAGGAAATGGGTCGTCATTATCTAGGATTTGAGATAGTTCCTGAATACTATGACCTGGCTAACGAAAGACTAAAAAATATTCAGAATAATCTCATAGGTAAGATGTTTGAATGA
- a CDS encoding glycoside hydrolase family 15 protein has translation MKKIISSTLTLFMLSATNLAFSKQKEFNLLVSANGYSAVVFSTVKKRISAFYPSIYRKYDEKSKEITFILRSLDYNININEKSFALKDAKLNDLNYIPGTGIIKVSFSHEIADVVMYIFSSFNLRYPSFVVKLEISPKERGIIEVSRSIGFSGRQPIVPYDNESQYINSEYGTLLFYFKEVAKKGIEFSIYDLVILAKDLETCLKVANYYYSTFFDPLEEELKFWNNWHSKTIIPKNLSKEQTDLYKQSLAFIKMGQVREEGKGFGQILASLTTGTWNIAWVRDGVYSIVALIRAGQLEEARDALKFFLEADTGYYKSYVFDGKDWGIGVDYKISVCRYYGNGKEESDDNGNGVNIEIDGFGMFLWALSEYLNATNDSQLLNRYFEAIDKQVIYPIIYNIDTNLNTIRPESGPWERHIRDNGYDGAKRFTYTTIMAIKGLSEISKTFKKYGKKSSYDIDNYISILMEGLNKNLVDKDRKVLVGSYEHFTRFGYPKYVDGAVVEAINFGLVSRDVSENTLKAFEDVLKMKGREGYKRNLDGGWYDNQEWVIINLRTASAYKRIGNTEKATRLVRRIEEKALNGFYMIPELLDEKDDSFKGAIPMLGFGAGAYIIFFTD, from the coding sequence ATGAAGAAGATAATATCATCAACTCTAACATTATTTATGCTCTCAGCAACCAACTTAGCCTTCAGCAAACAAAAAGAGTTCAATTTGTTAGTAAGTGCCAATGGATACTCCGCAGTTGTCTTTTCAACCGTCAAAAAAAGGATATCCGCATTCTACCCATCCATCTATAGAAAATACGATGAAAAGTCAAAAGAAATTACCTTCATACTACGCTCTCTTGATTACAACATTAACATAAACGAGAAATCCTTCGCTCTCAAAGACGCTAAATTAAACGACCTAAACTACATCCCCGGAACTGGAATAATAAAAGTAAGTTTCTCACACGAAATAGCAGATGTTGTAATGTATATCTTCTCTTCGTTTAACCTACGCTATCCTTCCTTCGTTGTAAAACTGGAAATCTCGCCAAAGGAGAGAGGAATAATAGAAGTATCAAGGTCAATAGGTTTCTCAGGTAGGCAGCCAATAGTCCCATATGACAACGAAAGCCAATACATAAACTCCGAATACGGAACATTGCTTTTTTACTTCAAGGAAGTTGCGAAAAAAGGAATAGAATTTTCAATTTATGACCTTGTCATTCTAGCAAAAGACCTTGAGACTTGCTTAAAAGTCGCAAACTACTACTACTCCACTTTCTTTGACCCCCTTGAGGAAGAACTAAAATTCTGGAACAATTGGCATAGCAAAACGATAATACCAAAAAATCTCTCAAAGGAACAGACAGACTTGTATAAGCAATCTCTAGCTTTCATAAAAATGGGGCAGGTAAGAGAGGAAGGGAAAGGCTTCGGGCAGATACTAGCATCGCTCACAACAGGAACTTGGAATATCGCTTGGGTAAGAGATGGAGTATATTCAATCGTGGCGCTCATCAGGGCTGGACAACTTGAAGAAGCAAGAGATGCTCTAAAATTCTTCCTAGAAGCAGATACAGGATACTACAAATCATACGTATTTGATGGAAAGGATTGGGGAATAGGCGTTGATTACAAAATATCGGTATGTAGGTATTATGGAAACGGAAAGGAAGAGTCAGATGATAATGGAAATGGTGTTAATATTGAGATTGACGGATTTGGAATGTTTCTATGGGCTTTGTCAGAATACCTAAACGCCACAAACGATTCTCAACTTCTAAACAGGTATTTTGAAGCTATTGATAAACAAGTCATCTACCCAATTATCTACAACATAGACACAAACTTGAACACTATAAGACCAGAATCAGGCCCCTGGGAGAGACACATAAGAGACAACGGCTACGACGGTGCAAAACGCTTTACCTACACAACAATTATGGCGATAAAGGGATTGAGTGAGATAAGCAAAACTTTCAAAAAATACGGAAAAAAGTCAAGTTATGATATAGATAATTACATATCAATACTTATGGAAGGACTTAATAAAAACTTGGTGGATAAAGACAGAAAAGTTCTAGTCGGTTCATATGAACATTTCACCAGGTTTGGTTATCCAAAGTATGTAGATGGAGCAGTCGTTGAAGCAATAAATTTCGGGTTAGTCTCAAGAGATGTGTCAGAGAATACTCTAAAGGCATTTGAGGATGTCTTGAAAATGAAAGGAAGGGAAGGATACAAGAGAAACCTTGACGGCGGCTGGTATGATAACCAAGAATGGGTAATAATAAACCTAAGAACGGCAAGTGCTTATAAAAGAATTGGAAACACTGAAAAAGCAACCAGACTAGTGAGAAGAATTGAAGAGAAGGCATTAAACGGGTTCTATATGATACCAGAACTACTTGATGAGAAAGATGACTCATTCAAAGGCGCTATCCCAATGCTAGGTTTCGGTGCAGGTGCGTATATTATATTCTTTACAGACTAA
- a CDS encoding type II secretion system F family protein, producing MVFRYKCLSEDGRTITGVIDASDISSAISELKKMFSVVLEVKEEKRVVRGKKVDRKDLISFTNILSICVNAGLPIIKSLELAGGDVKNQSFRNVIEVMISSIRGGKLLSEAMSMHTDVFDDLYVGVVKAGESSGELGKALNSISGYLERSFNIASKIKSALVYPTIILVVAVGVVFIFLTSIVPRFSEIYSSYSAELPQITQVTIAVGNFVKDNIILILSLLIGLGFFLFYSYRRFETFRELIHRFIIRFLTPLGNFLVKSDVERFARVMSIMVSNKVMILSVLETVVNVVNLIPIKRAVEYAISEVEKGRLISDVLSEYRFLPQLFVQMVRVGEETGEIDKTLYKLAEFYSFDLERQSEILVSSLSPILIVIVGLIVAFLVLSLFMPMFTLQQMIIR from the coding sequence ATGGTTTTTAGGTATAAGTGCTTGTCGGAGGATGGTAGAACGATAACAGGTGTAATTGACGCTAGTGATATATCTTCCGCCATTTCTGAACTTAAGAAGATGTTTTCAGTGGTTCTTGAAGTTAAGGAGGAGAAGAGAGTTGTAAGGGGTAAGAAAGTAGATAGAAAGGATCTTATCTCATTCACAAACATTTTGAGTATATGTGTGAATGCGGGACTTCCAATAATAAAGTCTCTTGAGCTTGCTGGTGGTGATGTCAAGAATCAGAGTTTTAGAAATGTTATAGAAGTTATGATTTCTTCTATAAGGGGCGGTAAGTTGTTGTCTGAAGCGATGAGTATGCACACAGATGTATTTGATGACCTTTATGTTGGTGTTGTTAAGGCTGGGGAATCATCAGGAGAACTTGGTAAAGCTCTTAATAGCATTTCGGGATACCTTGAAAGGTCTTTTAACATAGCCTCAAAGATTAAGTCTGCACTGGTTTATCCTACTATAATACTTGTTGTTGCGGTAGGTGTAGTGTTCATATTCCTTACCTCAATCGTTCCTAGGTTTTCTGAAATCTATTCATCATACTCTGCTGAACTTCCACAGATAACACAGGTAACTATAGCCGTAGGGAACTTTGTAAAAGATAATATCATTCTAATACTATCACTTTTGATAGGCTTAGGTTTTTTTCTTTTTTACTCATACAGAAGGTTTGAAACGTTTAGGGAACTCATACATAGATTTATCATAAGGTTTCTGACTCCGTTAGGTAATTTTCTTGTGAAGAGTGATGTTGAGAGGTTTGCGAGAGTTATGTCAATAATGGTTTCAAACAAGGTTATGATACTGAGTGTTCTTGAGACTGTTGTGAATGTTGTGAATCTAATTCCTATTAAGCGTGCTGTTGAATATGCTATCTCTGAGGTTGAAAAAGGAAGGTTAATATCCGACGTTCTTTCGGAGTATCGGTTTTTACCTCAACTTTTCGTTCAGATGGTTAGAGTAGGAGAAGAGACAGGAGAGATTGACAAAACACTCTACAAACTTGCAGAGTTTTACTCATTTGACCTTGAGAGACAGTCTGAAATACTAGTTTCATCTCTCTCACCAATACTTATAGTGATCGTCGGATTAATAGTTGCGTTTCTAGTGCTTTCGCTATTTATGCCGATGTTCACACTACAACAGATGATAATCAGATAG